Proteins encoded in a region of the Homo sapiens chromosome 20, GRCh38.p14 Primary Assembly genome:
- the RBCK1 gene encoding ranBP-type and C3HC4-type zinc finger-containing protein 1 isoform 4 (isoform 4 is encoded by transcript variant 5), which produces MDEKTKKAEEMALSLTRAVAGGDEQVAMKCAIWLAEQRVPLSVQLKPEVSPTQDIRFLMVQNGHSSSIQPSHHRRKGRKTPLHTLLKSIAQKLYTLLPLIPVDQN; this is translated from the exons ATGGACGAGAAGACCAAGAAAG CAGAGGAAATGGCCCTGAGCCTCACCCGAGCAGTGGCGGGCGGGGATGAACAGGTGGCAATGAAGTGTGCCATCTGGCTGGCAGAGCAACGGGTGCCCCTGAGTGTGCAACTGAAGCCTGAGGTCTCCCCAACGCAGGACATCAG ATTCCTCATGGTGCAAAATGGCCATTCCAGCTCCATCCAGCCATCACATcacaggaggaagggaagaaagacacCCCTCCACACTCTTCTAAAGAGCATAGCTCAAAAATTGTACACACTTCTTCCGTTAATTCCTGTGGACCAGAACTGA